A part of Acidimicrobiales bacterium genomic DNA contains:
- the ilvN gene encoding acetolactate synthase small subunit — MTIPPGAHHTLSVLVENKAGVLARVASLFARRGYNIYSLAVAPTDDERFSRITIVIDVESAPLEQIVKQLFKLINVVKISELAPADSVERELMLVTARADGPTRGQVIELVQVFEGVIVDVGHDEITVMLSGVPTKLDDFEDLMRPYGIVQIQRTGRVALPRLDKSAPRLRAVGGKAG; from the coding sequence ATGACGATCCCGCCCGGTGCGCACCACACCCTGTCGGTGCTGGTGGAGAACAAGGCGGGCGTGCTCGCCCGCGTTGCCTCGCTGTTCGCCCGGCGGGGCTACAACATCTACTCGCTGGCGGTGGCCCCCACCGACGACGAGCGTTTCAGCCGCATCACGATCGTGATCGACGTGGAGTCCGCCCCCCTCGAGCAGATCGTGAAGCAGCTGTTCAAGCTCATCAACGTGGTCAAGATCAGCGAGCTGGCCCCCGCCGACTCGGTGGAGCGCGAGCTCATGCTGGTCACGGCGCGCGCCGACGGCCCCACCCGGGGCCAGGTGATCGAGCTGGTGCAGGTGTTCGAGGGCGTGATCGTCGACGTCGGCCACGACGAGATCACGGTCATGCTCTCGGGCGTCCCCACCAAGCTGGACGACTTCGAGGACCTGATGCGCCCGTATGGCATCGTCCAGATCCAGCGCACGGGCCGCGTGGCCCTGCCCCGTCTCGACAAGAGCGCGCCACGGCTCCGTGCCGTGGGCGGAAAGGCCGGTTGA
- a CDS encoding acetolactate synthase large subunit encodes MQLTGAQALIRSLEMEGVEVMFGLPGGAILPVYDPIIDSPIRHILVRHEQGAGHMAEGYAHATGRPGVAIVTSGPAATNIVTPLCDAYMDSIPMVVITGQVPSTAIGTDAFQECDTVGITRSVTKHNELVMNAQDLPRIVREAFHIATTGRPGPVLVDVPKDVAQATMDWYWPESVDLPGYRPTTKGHPRMIKEAARLILASRRPVIYAGGGILKARAAEALRELAELTDIHVVTTLMARGAFPDDHRLCLGMPGMHGSYTAVTAMQEADLLIALGSRFDDRVTGKVDAFAPDAKVIHVDIDPAEQGKVRKPDVPIVGDCRLVIEELVREIRALLDGGTEQADTSAWRSRVSGWRENYPLTYEPSREGDALKPQFVLEQLRDNTPSDTILVSGVGQHQMWSSQYWRFNEPYTWVNSGGLGTMGFSVPAAIGAKVGRPDRMVWAVDGDGCFQMTAQELVTASTERIPVKVAILNNAYLGMVRQWQEMFYDERYSEVYLSPDLPDYVKWAEAMGCVGLRVEAPEEVLPAIEKANEIDDRPVVIDFRTDAREKVFPMVPAGRSNDDIVLPPAQREGAER; translated from the coding sequence ATGCAGCTGACCGGGGCCCAGGCCCTCATCCGCAGCCTCGAGATGGAGGGCGTGGAGGTCATGTTCGGCCTCCCCGGTGGGGCGATCCTGCCGGTGTACGACCCGATCATCGACTCGCCGATCCGCCACATCCTCGTGCGCCACGAGCAGGGTGCCGGCCACATGGCCGAGGGCTACGCCCACGCCACGGGGCGCCCCGGCGTGGCCATCGTCACCAGCGGGCCGGCCGCGACCAACATCGTCACGCCGCTGTGCGACGCCTACATGGACTCGATCCCGATGGTCGTGATCACGGGCCAGGTGCCGAGCACCGCCATCGGCACCGACGCCTTCCAGGAGTGCGACACGGTCGGCATCACCCGGTCGGTCACCAAGCACAACGAGCTGGTCATGAACGCCCAGGACCTCCCCCGGATCGTGCGCGAGGCGTTCCACATCGCCACCACCGGCCGCCCCGGCCCCGTGCTCGTCGACGTCCCCAAGGACGTGGCCCAGGCCACCATGGACTGGTACTGGCCCGAGTCGGTCGACCTTCCCGGCTACCGGCCGACCACCAAGGGGCACCCCCGCATGATCAAGGAGGCGGCCCGGCTGATCCTCGCCTCGCGCCGCCCCGTGATCTACGCCGGCGGCGGCATCCTCAAGGCCCGGGCCGCGGAGGCGCTCCGCGAGCTGGCCGAGCTCACCGACATCCACGTGGTCACCACCCTGATGGCCCGGGGCGCGTTCCCCGACGACCACCGGCTCTGCCTGGGCATGCCCGGCATGCACGGCAGCTACACCGCCGTCACCGCGATGCAGGAGGCCGACCTGCTGATCGCCCTCGGGTCCCGCTTCGACGACCGGGTCACCGGCAAGGTCGACGCCTTCGCCCCCGACGCCAAGGTCATCCACGTCGACATCGACCCCGCCGAGCAGGGCAAGGTGCGCAAGCCGGACGTGCCGATCGTGGGCGACTGCCGCCTCGTCATCGAGGAGCTCGTGCGCGAGATCAGGGCGCTGCTCGACGGCGGCACGGAGCAGGCCGACACGTCGGCGTGGAGGAGCCGCGTCTCGGGCTGGCGGGAGAACTACCCGCTCACCTACGAGCCGTCGCGTGAGGGCGATGCCCTGAAGCCCCAGTTCGTGCTGGAGCAGCTGCGCGACAACACCCCGAGCGACACGATCCTCGTGTCCGGGGTGGGGCAGCACCAGATGTGGTCGAGCCAGTACTGGCGGTTCAACGAGCCGTACACCTGGGTGAACTCGGGTGGGTTGGGCACCATGGGCTTCTCGGTGCCGGCGGCCATCGGCGCCAAGGTGGGCCGGCCCGACCGGATGGTGTGGGCGGTCGACGGCGACGGCTGCTTCCAGATGACCGCGCAGGAGCTGGTGACGGCCTCGACCGAGCGGATCCCCGTGAAGGTGGCGATCCTGAACAACGCGTACCTCGGCATGGTGCGGCAGTGGCAGGAGATGTTCTACGACGAGCGCTACTCCGAGGTGTACCTGTCGCCCGACCTGCCCGACTACGTGAAGTGGGCCGAGGCCATGGGCTGCGTCGGCCTGCGGGTGGAGGCCCCCGAGGAGGTCCTCCCGGCCATCGAGAAGGCCAACGAGATCGACGACCGGCCGGTGGTGATCGACTTCCGCACCGACGCCCGGGAGAAGGTGTTCCCGATGGTCCCGGCTGGCCGCTCCAACGACGACATCGTGCTGCCGCCGGCGCAGCGAGAGGGGGCCGAGCGATGA
- the ilvD gene encoding dihydroxy-acid dehydratase: MRGMPSEMKPRSHEVTDGYERAPQRAMLRAIGMTDDDWDKPQVGVASSWNEVTPCNLPLDRLAKRAKEGVRAAGGFPVEFVTIAVSDGISMGHEGMRASLVSREVIADSVETVMHAERFDALVTFAGCDKSLPGMLMAAARLDLPSVFLYGGTILPGHHDGRALDIVSVFEAVGACAAGTLTVTELGEIERRACPTEGSCAGMFTANTMASVSEALGMALPGSASPPAVDRRRDDFAYDSGRAVVHLLELGIRPRQILTKEAFENAIAVVNALGGSTNAVLHLLAIANEARVELHLDDFNRVAGRVAHIADMKPGGRFHMTDLDAVGGVPVVLRHLLEAGLLHGDVLTVTGRTMAENLADLDPPAPDGIVVHPLADAIHPDGGINVLTGSLAPNGSVVKVAGLSHDQLTFEGTARVFEGEQGAMDAILAGSIEPGSVLVIRYEGPKGGPGMREMLAVTGALKGAGRGADCALVTDGRFSGGTWGFSIGHVAPEAVDGGPIAFVADGDRIRIDVHAKAIDLLVDPLELEARRAGWRLPEPRYTTGVLAKYARLVTGAEQGAVTQP, encoded by the coding sequence ATGCGAGGCATGCCGAGCGAGATGAAGCCACGGAGCCACGAGGTCACCGACGGCTACGAGCGCGCTCCCCAGCGGGCCATGTTGCGGGCCATCGGGATGACCGACGACGACTGGGACAAGCCCCAGGTCGGCGTGGCCAGCTCCTGGAACGAGGTCACGCCGTGCAACCTCCCCCTCGATCGGCTGGCCAAGCGGGCCAAGGAGGGCGTGCGGGCCGCGGGCGGGTTCCCCGTCGAGTTCGTCACCATCGCCGTCAGCGACGGCATCTCCATGGGCCACGAGGGGATGCGGGCCTCGCTCGTGAGCCGCGAGGTGATCGCCGACTCGGTCGAGACGGTGATGCACGCCGAGCGGTTCGACGCTCTGGTCACGTTCGCCGGCTGCGACAAGAGCCTGCCGGGCATGCTGATGGCGGCGGCCCGCCTCGACCTGCCGTCGGTGTTCCTGTACGGGGGGACGATCCTCCCCGGGCACCACGACGGCCGGGCCCTCGACATCGTCAGCGTGTTCGAGGCGGTGGGGGCCTGTGCGGCCGGCACCCTCACCGTGACCGAGCTCGGCGAGATCGAGAGGCGGGCCTGCCCCACCGAGGGCAGCTGCGCGGGCATGTTCACCGCCAACACCATGGCGTCGGTGAGCGAGGCGCTCGGCATGGCCCTGCCGGGTAGCGCGAGCCCGCCGGCCGTCGACCGCCGCCGTGACGACTTCGCCTACGACAGCGGCCGGGCGGTCGTGCACCTGCTCGAGCTCGGCATCCGCCCCCGGCAGATCCTCACGAAGGAGGCGTTCGAGAACGCCATCGCCGTCGTGAACGCCCTGGGCGGGTCCACCAACGCGGTGCTGCACCTCCTGGCCATCGCCAACGAGGCCCGCGTCGAGCTGCACCTCGACGACTTCAACCGCGTGGCCGGCCGGGTCGCGCACATCGCGGACATGAAGCCCGGGGGCCGGTTCCACATGACCGACCTCGACGCCGTCGGCGGCGTGCCCGTGGTGCTGCGCCACCTGCTCGAGGCCGGGCTGCTGCACGGCGACGTGCTCACCGTGACCGGCAGGACCATGGCCGAGAACCTGGCCGATCTCGATCCGCCGGCCCCCGACGGGATCGTGGTGCACCCGCTGGCCGACGCGATCCACCCCGATGGCGGGATCAACGTCCTCACCGGTTCGCTGGCGCCCAACGGATCGGTCGTGAAGGTGGCCGGGCTCTCGCACGACCAGCTCACCTTCGAGGGCACGGCCCGCGTGTTCGAAGGGGAGCAGGGCGCGATGGACGCCATCCTCGCCGGGTCGATCGAGCCCGGGAGCGTGCTGGTGATCCGCTACGAGGGACCGAAGGGCGGGCCGGGCATGCGGGAGATGCTCGCCGTCACCGGCGCACTCAAGGGGGCGGGCCGCGGGGCCGACTGCGCCCTCGTCACCGACGGCCGCTTCTCCGGTGGCACCTGGGGGTTCTCCATCGGCCACGTCGCCCCCGAGGCCGTCGACGGCGGTCCGATCGCCTTCGTCGCCGACGGTGACCGGATCCGGATCGACGTGCACGCCAAGGCGATCGACCTCCTCGTCGACCCCCTCGAGCTGGAGGCCCGCCGGGCCGGCTGGAGGCTCCCCGAGCCCCGGTACACGACGGGGGTGCTGGCAAAGTACGCCCGCCTGGTCACCGGGGCCGAGCAGGGCGCGGTCACCCAGCCGTAG
- a CDS encoding GNAT family N-acetyltransferase codes for MDLEVRPITADEVHAFQDVASVAFGEPDPTDEERLDRARFLELDRSVGSFDRGRLVGTASAYTLELTLPGPAIVPAAGVTAVAVLPTHRRRGALRAMMAWLFAQAEERGEPVAILIASEATIYERFGYGVATSALSVEIDTSHGGFARPLDDPGSVRFVTPAEARLLVPPLFDRVRRARPGDIDRDDAYWDLATEDPAWFRGRAGNRRWVVHEAHGGAIDGYLTYRRTAEWRHSLPAGALELQEVVATTPEANAALWRVALDADLVTTVTAHRLPVDDPIRHLLADPRRLRVTSRHDGLWLRLLDIPRVLASRTYSVPGRLVLEIVDGHLPGNDGCYLLEADADGAACARTDDPPDLGMSAADLASVLLGGVAPSTLAGAGRVHGLRPEALALADTMFASFPAPFLSTGF; via the coding sequence ATGGATCTGGAGGTGCGCCCCATCACCGCCGACGAGGTCCACGCCTTCCAGGACGTGGCCTCCGTCGCCTTCGGCGAACCCGACCCCACCGACGAGGAGCGTCTGGACCGGGCGCGCTTCCTCGAGCTCGACCGGTCGGTCGGGTCGTTCGACCGGGGCCGGCTGGTGGGCACCGCATCGGCGTACACGCTGGAGCTCACCCTCCCCGGCCCGGCGATCGTTCCCGCCGCCGGCGTCACCGCCGTTGCGGTGCTCCCCACCCATCGCCGACGCGGCGCCCTCCGGGCGATGATGGCCTGGCTCTTCGCGCAGGCCGAGGAGCGGGGTGAGCCGGTGGCGATCCTGATCGCCTCGGAGGCCACGATCTACGAGCGCTTCGGCTACGGCGTGGCCACCAGCGCGCTCTCGGTGGAGATCGACACGAGCCACGGCGGCTTCGCCCGGCCGCTCGACGACCCCGGCTCGGTGCGCTTCGTCACCCCTGCCGAGGCCCGCCTGCTGGTGCCGCCCCTCTTCGACCGGGTGCGCCGGGCCCGTCCGGGCGACATCGACCGCGACGACGCGTACTGGGACCTCGCCACCGAGGACCCAGCGTGGTTCCGGGGCCGCGCCGGCAACCGCCGCTGGGTCGTGCACGAGGCGCACGGTGGCGCGATCGACGGGTACCTCACGTATCGACGCACGGCCGAGTGGCGGCACAGCCTCCCGGCGGGCGCGCTCGAGCTGCAGGAGGTGGTGGCGACGACGCCCGAGGCCAACGCCGCCCTCTGGCGGGTCGCCCTCGACGCCGACCTGGTCACGACGGTGACCGCCCACCGGCTCCCCGTCGACGACCCGATCCGCCACCTGCTGGCCGATCCACGCCGGCTGCGGGTGACGAGCCGGCACGACGGCCTCTGGCTGCGGCTCCTCGACATCCCGCGCGTGCTGGCGTCGCGCACCTACTCCGTCCCCGGCCGGCTGGTGCTCGAGATCGTCGACGGCCACCTTCCGGGCAACGACGGGTGCTACCTGCTCGAAGCGGATGCCGACGGTGCAGCGTGCGCCCGCACCGACGACCCGCCCGATCTGGGGATGTCGGCCGCCGACCTGGCGTCGGTGCTGCTCGGCGGGGTGGCGCCGTCCACGCTGGCCGGGGCGGGCCGGGTGCACGGGCTGCGTCCCGAGGCCCTGGCCCTGGCCGACACCATGTTCGCCTCCTTCCCCGCTCCCTTCCTCTCGACCGGGTTCTGA
- a CDS encoding MFS transporter, protein MAQAPPRRRWLTLVVLCMSLFIIVLDNTILNVAIPTLVRDLGASTSQLQWIVDAYVLVFAGLVLTAGALGDRFGRKGALEVGLLVFGTGSVLSALSDSPTQLIATRAFMGIGGALIMPATLSILTDVFREPRERGRAIAVWAAVSGLSVALGPVIGGWLLEHFYWGSVFVVNVPVVLTALVAGRSVVPTSRDPSAPRVDPLGAILSIAGLTLLIWAIIEAPSTGWTEPEVVGAFAAALLLLGLFGAWELHSDHPMLDLHFFRDPRFTAASAAVTLTFFSLLGSLFLLTQYLQFVKGYTPLQAGVRIVPYALAVMAAAPISARVVERVGTKLVVAAGLALIAGGLALAATYQVDSSYGLIAIPMIVMGVGMGCTMAPATESIMGSLPRARAGVGSAVNDTTRQVGGALGVAVIGSLASSVYGARLADALDGRPVPPEALAAARSSVGAALEVAARAPGAAAELLAAAARGAFVDALHVGVLVAAGVALAGAVLTLAFLPVRSRSAEGVTAEEASGAPPGAAAVPPLAGEAVAP, encoded by the coding sequence ATGGCGCAGGCACCACCCCGTCGCCGGTGGCTCACGCTGGTGGTGCTCTGCATGAGCCTGTTCATCATCGTGCTCGACAATACGATCCTGAACGTGGCGATCCCCACGCTGGTGCGCGACCTGGGGGCGAGCACCAGCCAGCTGCAGTGGATCGTCGACGCCTACGTGCTGGTGTTCGCCGGCCTCGTCCTCACCGCCGGTGCCCTCGGCGACCGCTTCGGGCGCAAGGGCGCCCTGGAGGTGGGGTTGCTGGTGTTCGGCACCGGCTCGGTGCTCTCGGCGCTGTCCGACAGCCCCACGCAGCTCATCGCGACCCGGGCCTTCATGGGGATCGGCGGAGCGCTGATCATGCCGGCCACGCTGTCGATCCTCACCGACGTGTTCCGCGAGCCGCGCGAGCGTGGCCGCGCCATCGCCGTGTGGGCCGCGGTGTCGGGGCTCAGCGTCGCCCTCGGGCCCGTCATCGGCGGCTGGCTGCTCGAGCACTTCTACTGGGGATCGGTGTTCGTGGTGAACGTCCCCGTCGTGCTGACGGCGCTGGTGGCGGGCCGCTCTGTCGTGCCCACGTCGCGCGACCCGTCGGCGCCCCGCGTCGACCCGCTCGGCGCGATCCTGTCGATCGCCGGTCTGACCCTGCTGATCTGGGCGATCATCGAGGCGCCCTCGACCGGCTGGACGGAGCCCGAGGTGGTGGGCGCGTTCGCCGCCGCCCTGCTGCTGCTCGGGCTGTTCGGGGCGTGGGAGCTCCACTCCGACCACCCGATGCTCGACCTGCACTTCTTCCGCGACCCGCGCTTCACCGCGGCCAGCGCGGCGGTGACGCTCACGTTCTTCTCGCTGCTCGGGTCGCTTTTCCTGCTCACGCAGTACCTGCAGTTCGTCAAGGGCTACACGCCCCTGCAGGCCGGTGTGCGCATCGTGCCGTACGCCCTGGCCGTGATGGCCGCCGCCCCCATCTCCGCCCGGGTGGTCGAGCGGGTCGGCACGAAGCTGGTGGTCGCCGCCGGCCTCGCGCTCATCGCGGGCGGCCTCGCCCTCGCGGCCACGTACCAGGTGGACTCGTCCTACGGCCTGATCGCGATCCCCATGATCGTCATGGGCGTCGGGATGGGGTGCACGATGGCACCCGCCACCGAGTCGATCATGGGGTCGCTGCCGCGGGCCAGGGCGGGGGTGGGGTCCGCGGTGAACGACACCACGCGCCAGGTCGGCGGGGCACTCGGCGTGGCCGTCATCGGCAGCCTCGCCTCCTCGGTGTACGGCGCGCGCCTGGCCGATGCGCTGGACGGGAGGCCCGTGCCGCCGGAGGCGCTGGCGGCCGCCCGGAGCTCGGTGGGGGCGGCGCTCGAGGTGGCGGCGCGGGCACCCGGTGCCGCGGCCGAGCTCCTGGCGGCCGCGGCGCGGGGTGCGTTCGTCGACGCACTGCACGTCGGGGTGCTCGTGGCCGCGGGCGTGGCCCTGGCCGGCGCGGTGCTCACCTTGGCCTTCCTCCCGGTCCGGTCCCGGTCCGCCGAGGGCGTGACGGCGGAGGAGGCCTCGGGGGCGCCGCCCGGGGCCGCTGCCGTGCCGCCGCTCGCGGGGGAGGCGGTTGCGCCCTGA